One part of the Eptesicus fuscus isolate TK198812 chromosome 20, DD_ASM_mEF_20220401, whole genome shotgun sequence genome encodes these proteins:
- the LOC103291669 gene encoding cytochrome c oxidase assembly protein COX11, mitochondrial, which produces MGGLWRPGWRRVAFCGWGWRPLGPPTGVAERVEQCLRPERSGAGGAERGLRLLGTWRRSSLARDLAVQPARRPKSTNPHARAQEEEWRRRNKTVLTYMAAAAVGMLGASYAAVPLYRLYCQTTGLGGSVAAGHSSDQIENMVPVKDRIIKVTFNADVHASLQWNFRPQQTEIYVVPGETALAFYKAKNPTDKPIIGISTYNVVPFEAGQYFNKIQCFCFEEQRLNPQEEVDMPVFFYIDPEFAEDPRMVNVDLITLSYTFFEAKEGHQLPVPGYN; this is translated from the exons ATGGGAGGGCTCTGGCGTCCGGGATGGAGGCGCGTCGCTTTCTGCGGCTGGGGCTGGCGTCCCCTTGGGCCCCCGACCGGCGTTGCGGAGAGGGTAGAGCAGTGTCTCAGGCCGGAGAGGAGTGGGGCGGGAGGTGCTGAGAGGGGGCTGAGGCTGCTCGGAACGTGGAGGCGCTCGAGCCTGGCCCGAGACCTGGCCGTGCAGCCGGCGCGGCGGCCGAAGAGCACGAACCCGCACGCGCGCGCGCAGGAGGAGGAATGGCGGCGGCGAAACAAAACCGTCCTCACGTACATGGCCGCGGCCGCCGTGGGCATGCTGGGGGCGTCCTATGCCGCCGTGCCTCTTTATCGGCTCTATTGCCAG acTACTGGACTTGGAGGATCAGTAGCAGCGGGTCATTCATCAGACCAGATTGAAAACATGGTGCCTGTTAAGGATCGCATCATTAAAGTCACCTTTAATGCAGATGTGCACGCAAGTCTCCAGTGGAACTTTAGACCTCAGCAAACAGAAATATAT gtagTACCTGGAGAGACTGCACTGGCTTTTTATAAAGCTAAGAATCCTACTGACAAACCAATAATCGGAATTTCTACGTACAATGTTGTACCATTTGAAGCTGGAcagtatttcaataaaatacaG TGCTTCTGTTTTGAAGAACAAAGGCTTAATCCACAAGAAGAAGTAGATATGCCAGTGTTTTTCTACATTGATCCTGAATTTGCTGAAGATCCAAGAATGGTGAATGTTGATCTCATCACTCTTTCTTATACTTTTTTTGAAGCAAAGGAGGGCCACCAGTTGCCAGTTCCAGGCTATAATTGA